The genomic segment TACACCAGATATTAAAATacaacaaaaatacaaaataatgttaaaaaaaaggaaaaaaaaaaaagtgtttctgTACAAATATTAAAACCAATGTACAGTGACCTCCTGGAGCCTCGCTAACAAAAGGTGGTTCTGATTGTCACCCAATGGTTCCTCAGGGTCGTTACTGGTAATTTTCTGTTTTAAACTGGaaacaagaaaaaaagaaaaagaaagaagaacaCAGACACTGGTGGTACGACAGGAATATTCATACAGAGCTGAACAAATGGACATGACAAGAATTTCTTTATTAGAAAGTCACCAGCAAAGAATCCATCTTAATGTGTACGAttttctgattattttttttaatttttattttttagaaaaaatataatattctAATTACTTGTTGGAGGCTTTAGCCACGAGCCTCCTGGGCGCAATCCTCTTGTTCAccgtttaggcaaaaaaaataaaaaattaaataaaatacaattcTCCCATTCATGGAGCTCGACTTTAATgaataaaggcaaaaaaaaaataaaaaaacctgcaCAACTGCGGAGCCAATGGGACACACTAGAGGACTGTCCTACAACACTTCAAGTAAATTCAGCAATagaaatggtgaaaaaaaaaataaaaagataatgcAGAAGACGACGCATAAGTGGCTACGGGTGACTAAACATAAAGGCGCAGTCCTTAAGGCATCGAAGCGCTCGTCCCACCACAGGTGTCTGTAGTCAGGAATGGCTGCCGGGGAAGGGCGACAGAAAGAACACAGACATGAAGTATACCTAACTTAAGCGAATTCACTCAGAACCCCCGGTATCCACAATGTGTCGGTCTCTACAGCGGACGGGTCCAACAGACACCGTATTACAGGATACTGCAATCGTGCGCTCAGATGTTTTTACAATGGTGACTGTTGAGACTTGTAGAAAACTCTTCTTAAATTGATGCATTTTAGGTCAATGTCTAAACCCAACAGCATCTATTTGAGGCAAATTTCATAAGGCCTGGtgcaccgaaaaaaaaaaaaaaaaaaaaacactaataattGGTCCGGGGGCTGCAGCTCGATCAGGAATCTCCTGCTTCTATAGTTTGGATTCTGTTGCTCTGCCCCATGTAACAGATCAGACGCTCGCTTAATAAAACTATAGATGTGGACATTATTTGGTTTATCTGCATGAAACTCAACTGCTGCAAAAACAAAGAATTCATCGGTTTCCTAGAGAAATTGTGCTTTTAACGTTTCGATTCAGAAAGGCAAAAGATGGATTCTTCACGTTTGCAGGTCACTCCTTGACAATGTTGGGGCGCCGTGCCcgagctgtggaccgcaaattgcggtccgcaatgcactggcaccgaccgtggggcagccgcaggcaGATTgtgggcccattcacttgaatggagggtctgcgatccgcatcctacggcccgcaccgcaaaaaagtagtgcatgcactactttttgcggtgcggaggcatttaCAGTAAAAACCCACCcaccactccgtagtgcttccgatccgtgcctccgttccgcatttcccccggattgcggacccattgaagtgaatgggtccgcgatccctgatgcacacggccggtgcccgtgtattgcggatctgccttatgcgggccgcaatacggccacgtgcatgagcccttaaactgaGCGTGTGGCCTCGCAGACCCTCATCACCACAGGTGAACATTACCGAAGCCACCAGAGCAATTCTAGGAACCCCCAGAGCGTGCTGCAATGGCCCCCGTCCCCCTCCCTCCCAATAACTGTGCTTCTACAGTACAGCCCATGATGCATGGCATCTCTATACTACAGGGGTCTGGAACCTGTGTCTGCTCCATAGGCTGTGGTGGTGCGGCGGCGAGCTGGAGGGTCACAGGTTTTACAACGTGCAGCAGCCGAGGGGTTAACAACTAGCATGACATCTCAAACAGAAAGCCCAGCTTTTAAAAAgcttaaaacaaacaaacaaaaaaaaaaaaattataataaatagcTATTTTACATGGGTAAAGTTAATAGTGGTACACATTCGGTCACATCAGGCATGCAcaagaagaaaaggaaaaaaaataaaaatatatacaccgcaggaaactaaagcaaaaaaaatattattattattttttttttacagaaatagagatccaagaTACGAAAATGTACAAGTATTTACAAAAAAAGTCTTGCAATTATTGCCACGTAACGAGAATCAGAGGTAAAGATTTAATGCTCGCTCACAGTTTCCATCACTCCTTTTGCCGACACGATCAGcaacatcaaaaaaaaaaaaaatagagatatatagatatatttatatatatatttaacatacAAAAAGAGCTCGCTAGTCACCCCGGCAACGATAGGAAACCCGTTTTACTGTCACTGAGGCCCTGACAGAAGGAATCGGATTCATAGGCTACAATAAAACTGAATCTCAAAAAGCACAACTTTCTAGCTTTAACGCCTCTTCAAAGCCAAAAAatacattttggtcaaaaaaaaaaaaaaaaacaacatctctATTCGGTGAGTAAAGTGTCTGTACAAACTAAACTACTGGCAAGAAACCGGAAAGACGTCTCCTCATTTTTACTGAGAGTCCAGCAATGCATAGATAAACTGAGTATTACTGCTTCGGCCagcgggggagggggagggggggctcaaaGTGCAACAGCTTGAAGTGATCGGTCATCCGTATGGAAtggaagcaatgatcagcaattcATAGAGACGGCCGcaatgaggaaaaaaataaaataaaagtgaaaagaCAACGACTAGAACTGCTTATCGTCCATGGCCTTCCATGGAGAACCTGCAGTGTAAACTTATAATCCTTCAAATAAGTGTGAGAAGCGGCGACGGCGGCGTGTTCACAGTAAGTGAATAATAAATACCCCACCCCAAACCTACCAGTCCTAAGTAACCCCCTCCCCGCCCCCAGACAGCGCCTTTAGGGAGCAGCAGTGGACAATGACGCTCTTGGGGGGGTAGACAGACTGGACACTGACAGGAAGGACTCTTTGGCAAAGGAAGCACATGGAATATGTGCACGGCCACTAGGGGGCAGTATACACAGACTTTCTAGCACTTTgcctggaggaggagggggggggggggggggagggtagtGGTACTGCACACCTAGCTGCGCTCACAGCCCAGGCCGAGCCGATGGTAAGACGTGTACCGCCACGCCGTGTGTTCGGGAATTACAAGCCGAGCTCGGACTAGATCCTCTTCCTCAGGAAACGGAGATACACAGATTGTGTAATTTATTTTACAATCTTCAAAAGTCGTAGACAAGTGTTAatccccaattaaaaaaaaaaaaaaaacacaccacaaaaaagggagggggaaaaaaataaaataaaaaaaatcctacaaaAGAACACAGATCCACGCCAGCAGTAGATATCCAAAAACATGATCCCTTGAAACAAGGCATATGCGTGGGGCGGGTGCAGACTGTGGTGTAACGGTGTGCACCGCCCACGACATGGCGAGGGAACCATCGTGCCGGGCGCTTTGTGCAGTTCAGAGTAGACTGTGCCAATCCCGCttcagaaataataataaaaaaaaatgctacatgAAGCAGGGATCGGCCTTGTACCTGTAAACATTGGTTTCCCCCCCGCGCCCTCTGCCGGACGCGCAACTGTGCTGGTTATGGAGACCCAGTtacctgcagattttttttttttaacaaaacttaacaaaaaaaaaaaaaagttaagcctAAAGCTGCTTCCCCAGAACACAAACTGAGTTCCCGTTGTCCGTTTCCACATTAATGGACCAAAATGAAGGTAATTCTTGACAAAATCAAGATATAGTTCTGTACATACAAAGACATCACTGATGTCATAGAAAAAAAACAGTTCAAACTTCCAGTGAAAGACTAGGCAAACCCGAAGTTTATGATCAGATTTCGGCAACTGCCTCCCAGGAGGAACTACTCCGACTGTAGGGCTGTGTGGTGTAGTGTGTGTGAACTTATAAAACGGTTTGTCTCGCTGGCAGATAAACTGCTGAAGTCCGCCACAGACACGGCCATTTTGGCACTGGTGATATGGTGTGTATGGTTCTCAAAGTCCACACCCAGGTTATTTACAGAGACGTCACTGATGAAGGAGTCTGGGACCGAGATCCCCATTTTTATCCTCTTGGCCGGCCTCTCCGCCTCCTCGTTGCACAAACCAACGGTGTTGAGCTCGGAAGGATAAAATCCAGTCTCAAATAAGTTAAAACAATCGCTCTCCCCGTTGGTGGGCAACAACAGCAAGTCTTCTGTTCCGACAGGCACATGATTTACCGGGCCCCGGGATAACGTGTCCAATGCGGGGAAGCCATCGTTCAAACAGTTCACGTCCGAATTATTGCATGCTACACTGTGAGACAGCGCTGAAAGGAAAAGGCAGGAAAGAGGGGTCAGCCACCTGCGGGTCTGTCAGCTGGACCGGGATATCAACTCCTAGTATGGACTCACCTGTCAGGTCGTTCGCCGTGATGGAGctaagcaggctgagctgtgagtCAGGGAGGGAATCGGATCGGTTTTGGCAGGTTAAGGCTGATGGATTTTCTTGTCCTCCCAGGTCTTCCGCTTCATCTAGTAACCGGTCCATGTAATCCCTGGACAAGAGAAAGGCACATATTGGGTTATTCCTGAAGTAGAGGCCATACTTTATGTTAACCAtaatctttcacacgggcgagatttccgtgcgggtgcaatgcgttcacctcacgcattgcgcccgcactgaatccggacccattcatttctatggggctgtgcacataagcagtgattttcacgcatcacttgtgagttgcgtgaaaatcgcagcatgctctatattctgcgtttttcacgcaacacaggtcccatagaagtgaatggggctgtgtgaaaatcgcaagcatctgcaagcaagttgctaggagatgatcgggacccgatttttattattttcccttataacattgttataagggaaaataatagcattcttaatacagaatgcttagtaaaatagggatggaggggttaaaaaaataaaaataaaattgaactcgcctcatccacttgttcgcgcagcccagcttctcttctgtcttctttgctgtgcaggagggaaaaggacctgtggtgacatcactgtgctcatcacatgatccaacatggtgatggatcatgtgatgagcgcagtgatgtcaccacaggtccttttccctcctgggcaaagaagaagacagaagagaagccgggctgcgcgaacaagtggatgaggagagttcaaattttttttaacccctccagccctattgtactatgcattctgtattcagaatgctgttattttctcttacaaccatgttataagtgaaaataacaaaatttacacaacacctaacccaaacccaagtcctgtgaagaagtccaggttcaggtaccaaacatgccgatttttctcacgcgcgtgcaaaacgcattaaaacgctttgcactcgcgcggaaaaatcgcacattttcccgcgacgcacccgcttcttatccggccctcacacgcgacgcccgtgtgaaagaggcctaaggctcaagcgggatgcaaaaaaaaagtaaattttccattattgtgtattttttatttattttttctacccATTTTCAAGTCCATGCACCAATTAAAAAGGGGCTTTCTAGGACCCCCAAGTCATTTACTTGACTGttctaaaaagaaaaagaaacctCAGGGTGCCTTAACATGTGGCaggttttgttgcagaaatttttgcgactgaaaatcagttttcCTCTcttctgaatggggcttgcagacaTCATGTGCTTGGAGACAAAGCAGCCCTATTCATATCAGCAGAACTGATTTTTCAGTCTCAGAAATAAAAATCTGCAGAGTGTGAAGGCAACCTTACTCACCTTCTCAATCCCCAGGTGTGCCTTCATTGCCAGTGCCACAGTGACTACCTACATGATcattgcaaccaatcactggcctcagtggtcatatcAGGCAGTCGGTTGTGTCACTGCTGTAGCGCCaggaataaaaaaacataaaaaaaaaaaaagacccctgGAACACTGGAGACTGAGCAGGCTTTTAAGGCTTCTTTTCCCGCCAGAGAAAAATGAggatcctggaaaacctctttaatgcaggcttggagaattttttttaaaccacaaagAACTGCTTTCACTTTGTGAGCAAATATTTTGCACATGATAACATGCGCAATATACTGCATAGAGCAGAAAAGTGTTGGCACTTTCACTCCCAGCCCCATAcagttgtcagacccccacccacaGACTAGGGATGTGCCATCATCACCGTCAAAGAACAAacctttttattattacatttaaaTATAAAAGGTCAAAAAAACACAAACATGTTTACCCCAAAAAAGGTACCATCCTGGTAAATTTAACTCACGTTACTCCAGGGTGATGGTGATATCTCTTCTTTCCAAACCTTGTTTGCTGGGCAAAGGATTCATACCGCTCCGATTTTTTCCAGATGTAATAGAAGGCAACGCATTCTGCTACCGTCCGGGTTCTCACCTGAAATAAAGAGAACCAGCTTTACACTACAGTCCTCCCTTTATAGAATACATTTCTACAGTCATCTTCACTTTATTTACCTTGTTTTTCTGTATTAGATGAAAATCCTTCCCATGTATTACAAGTGCATGTTCAAAGTTCCTACATTCATCCTCAGACCAAGGCCGGATATCATCTGAAAGTCAGACATATAAAGTGAGTTTGGGCTGGAGCTGCTTCTGGTTAATCACATTTGgcttataataaacattggtttaTTGCTTTGCTGCAGCTTCATAtctgcctcttttttttttttaccttctaggctgGTTTTacacacattgaaaaaaaaatatcctgcaccaagaaggagttgttgtAATGAAGCTTTCCATGACTGAAAGGAGTCTCTAGTACTCTGTTACtgcctctagcttggatacaagatgagatacagcctctaccctggatacaaggaggcatacaggttctgcaAGGTATCATGCGGCACATTTGCTCACAGATGTtatagctgggcctgtagatcctgcacacttgtaggAAGCTGAAGCTTAATAAACGCTgaattggtgataaatctggagcccgggcagccaaggaagtgctgtaatctggaggagacattatCCTGCTAATacatgccagttggaagccctgcatgagaggagcacacgtgacggcaggatgtcctgcacatatcactgagctgttagtgtccctcgtatcactgCTAGGGGTGACCCACTGGCAAATacaatggctccccagatcagcAAACCGGCAGTTGGGGCCTTAGTATCTCTAGAATCTTACCGTGTAACATTCTCCTACTGCAGAAtcgttccactgcctctcggatatTATACCGACATTTGAAGAGCTCATGCAAGGCCTATAAAAGAACAGAAATGTTATGCCAAAAGCAAAAATTAGCAGGGATATTAAgagggggatttatcaaactggtgtaaagcagaactggcttagttgcccatagcaactaatcagattcccccttcatttttcacagcttctttggaaaatgaatggtggaatctggttgctgtgggcgactaagtcagttctactttacaccattttgataaatctctgccATTGTTTTTTTCCTCAACAGAAAATCCTGGGACATTATTAATGACAGGACCTGAAAGCAATTCATTCATTTCTTTTGTCCTTAGCTACTCAGCGGCTATCCCctttttaaagggttgtccaccTTTTACTCAATGATAGCCTACACCCCAcacccgatcagctgttctgcaatagctgcttccattgactttcatgaGCTCCACTAAAGCGAGAGCCTTGTTCTTCACTTTCTTTTTGCCAAGTCCAAATGGAATATATTATGCAGGTTGTATTTTTGGCAAGTATTTCCCAATGCTCACACACCATTCAAATCATATGGAGGTGGCCATCGGTAGCAGAATCGGGACACACTTACCTGTTCATCATCCTTAATGATCATTCCATCGGAGACCCTGCCCATCGCCCTCTTGTTGTCAATTCTGGTTTCCAAAAGATATTCTTCCACTTTGCTTTCTGGAAGGACACCTGGACTCCAAATCAACTGATCTTCATATTCGTATGCTGCAAAAATTATGAACATGTTACACATATAAATACCGCACATCATGGCGCAGCGGCTATAGATGGGGCTTCAGAGCACTCACCTGATAAATCTGCCATGTAGTGTCCCTGAAAAGGTGGGATATCGGCTTGATGATATGGGCCAACCATTATTTCCTACAAAGTAAGTTATGGGACAGATTTTGGCACTAATCATGTAAAAAAATACCCCTGAAGTGTTTGAGTCTCCATAAAGACATTTACCTTCCTTAAGTCCTCTGGAGAGTTTCCAATGTCTGTTTCAAAATCTTCACTTTCTGACTCCTTGTCGCCATCACATGCAGTGTTTGCTGTGTATAATGGAAAGGCATTATTCTGTGATTCAGTGTCATTAATCAAAGAGGAAAGCGGCAGAGATTTTTTTTCATGCCCAAAAATGTATAGTCTGGATATggtatgtacaccttcagaggcaatttttgtttatgattgcattttattcattttggataaaaatcatattttcaattggcctttattaaaaatattgcgccattctgttacaaagggttacgtttttttttttacctgtgtttTTGTGcttgtcatctaataaaccttatttctaaactactgagaggtcataaaacaCTTAttaaagccacattcttatcagtaagataataacTGGGCTATAATGAGAGTTTATaaagtcagagagcagagataaggagccgtcagctccccaactgatggaaaagaaagaaaatccAAAAGGGTGCTTCTAGAGCCTTTCAGctgtgtacagaaaaaaaaaggattccatatttttaataaagacccaaAGGCGTACATAGCCAGAcaagttagccggcgcatgcgcattaattactgtgatgccgcccCAGGAATGGACATTgcaatgcgccggccgacggactcagcgtgcaggtgcgggatctcggcgagACAAGAAGCAAGTAGataggcgggcagagggaaaggatgggcgggcagagagaaagactgggcggggggaagcgacgataaggcagagctgcctgggcacctacgaggttggcGCCGccactgggcacttgcgagccctcatttgcatatcctactatttttgccagttttataagtccacgattgcttataaaggtaacgtttttatcaaccgtaatgctgctagaaagctatgggaagggttaaaaaggtgaacctgtgatgacagactccctttaaataggttttccaggagtaaaatattgatgaccaatcatcatcaaacacttgcggcagaggattccggcatggaactgcctgccggatccggcaatccggatgcatttgtgagatggatccagatccgtctcacaaatgcattgcaataccggatcactCTTTCCGGTTGtcgtccggaaaaacggatccagtatttattttttttccctctcatttttaaaggtctgcgcatgcgcagactttaaaaccggatccgttttgccagaacacttgggccggatccggcactaatacatttcattctggcaagtgttcaggtattttggccggagagaaaactgcagcatgctgcggtattttcgtaagagggactgaactgatgcattctgaatggaaagcattccgttcaggatgcattaggataaaactgatcagtttttttccccggtattgggcccctaggacgaaactcaataccggaaaacaaaaacactagtgtgaaagtaccctaacacaaaGCAGCGATATGAAACACTTTGTACTCGTCTGTCAGTTTTTA from the Bufo bufo chromosome 2, aBufBuf1.1, whole genome shotgun sequence genome contains:
- the MIER3 gene encoding mesoderm induction early response protein 3, with amino-acid sequence MLVHDYDDERTLEEEEMKEDGKNFSSEIEDLEKEGNMPLEDLLAIYVYEPADPLMAGSSAGSSPSELADELPDMTLDKEEIAKDLLSGDDEETQSSADDLTPSVTSHEATDFFPRPLRSNTACDGDKESESEDFETDIGNSPEDLRKEIMVGPYHQADIPPFQGHYMADLSAYEYEDQLIWSPGVLPESKVEEYLLETRIDNKRAMGRVSDGMIIKDDEQALHELFKCRYNIREAVERFCSRRMLHDDIRPWSEDECRNFEHALVIHGKDFHLIQKNKVRTRTVAECVAFYYIWKKSERYESFAQQTRFGKKRYHHHPGVTDYMDRLLDEAEDLGGQENPSALTCQNRSDSLPDSQLSLLSSITANDLTALSHSVACNNSDVNCLNDGFPALDTLSRGPVNHVPVGTEDLLLLPTNGESDCFNLFETGFYPSELNTVGLCNEEAERPAKRIKMGISVPDSFISDVSVNNLGVDFENHTHHITSAKMAVSVADFSSLSASETNRFISSHTLHHTALQSE